The following coding sequences lie in one Saimiri boliviensis isolate mSaiBol1 chromosome 6, mSaiBol1.pri, whole genome shotgun sequence genomic window:
- the LOC101030164 gene encoding olfactory receptor 52N2, with the protein MSGDNSSSLTPGFLILNGIPGLEATHIWISLPFCFMYILAVVGNCGLIYLISHEEALHQPMYYFLALLSFTDVTLCTTTVPNMLCIFWFNLKEIDFNACLAQMFFVHMLTGMESGVLMLMALDRFVAICYPLHYATILTNTVIAKAGFATFLRNVTLIIPFTFLTKRLPYCRGNFIPHTYCDHMSVAKVSCGNFKVNAIYGLMVALLIGVSDICCISVSYTMILLAVMSLSSADARHKAFSTCTSHMCAIVITYVPAFFTFFTHRFGGHNIPHHIHIIVANLYLLLPPTMNPIVYGVKTKQIWEGVIKFLLGDKVSFTYDK; encoded by the coding sequence ATGTCTGGGGACAACAGCTCCAGCCTGACCCCAGGATTCCTTATCTTGAATGGCATTCCTGGACTGGAAGCCACACACATCTGGATCTCCCTGCCATTCTGCTTTATGTACATCCTTGCTGTTGTGGGGAACTGCGGGCTCATCTACCTCATCAGCCATGAAGAGGCCCTGCACCAGCCCATGTACTACTTCCTGGCCCTGCTCTCCTTCACTGATGTCACCTTGTGCACCACCACTGTACCTAACATGTTGTGCATATTCTGGTTCAACCTCAAGGAGATTGACTTTAATGCCTGCCTGGCCCAGATGTTTTTTGTCCATATGCTGACAGGGATGGAGTCTGGGGTACTCATGCTCATGGCCCTGGACCGCTTCGTGGCCATCTGCTACCCCTTACATTATGCCACCATCCTTACCAACACTGTAATCGCCAAGGCTGGTTTTGCTACCTTCTTGAGGAATGTGACGCTCATCATCCCATTCACTTTCCTCACCAAGCGCCTGCCCTATTGCCGGGGGAATTTCATCCCCCACACCTACTGTGACCACATGTCTGTGGCCAAGGTATCCTGTGGCAATTTCAAGGTCAATGCTATTTATGGTCTGATGGTTGCTCTCCTGATTGGTGTGTCTGACATCTGCTGTATCTCTGTATCTTACACTATGATTTTGCTGGCTGTTATGAGTCTGTCATCAGCAGATGCTCGTCACAAAGCCTTCAGCACCTGCACATCTCACATGTGTGCCATTGTGATCACCTATGTTcctgcttttttcacttttttcactCATCGTTTTGGAGGACACAATATCCCTCACCACATACACATCATTGTGGCCAACCTTTATCTGCTACTGCCTCCTACCATGAACCCTATTGTTTATGGAGTTAAGACCAAACAGATTTGGGAAGGTGTAATTAAATTTTTACTTGGAGACAAGGTTAGCTTTACCTATGATAAATGA